Genomic segment of Acidimicrobiia bacterium:
CACGCCCGGCAGGGCTATTCGATCCTCATGGCCCTCGCCAAAGGCACCGACTCCCAGCGTGCCATGCTCCAGGACGCCGTCAACCGGTGGTGGTGGCCGTCGCTCATGATGTTCGGCCCTCACGACTCGGAGTCGACCCACACGGAGCAATCGATGGAATGGAAGATCAAGCGGATCTCCAACGACGATCTTCGCCAGATCTATGTGGATCAAACGGTTCCGCAAGGCGACTACCTCGGGGTGACCTTTCCTGATCCGGAACTGCGGTTCGACGAGGAATCGGGACATTGGCGTTTCGGCGAGATCGACTGGGACGAGTTCTGGGCTGTCGTCACCGGTGACGGCCCGATGAACCGTGAACGGATCGCCCACAAGAACAAGGCATGGGAAGACGGTGCGTGGGTGCGCGAAGCTGCGAGCGCCTACGCCGACAAGCGTGCCGCCGCTTCGACGAGGGTCGCGTGAGAGGACCGCAATGAGCTACGAGGTACCGCTCGCCGAAGGCGAAACGATCGAGGACATCTCGACCGGCGAACACCAGGTGACCGGATGGCAGCTGTGGGAGGTGTTCATGCGCCCCAAGCGCGGCCTCGCGTACACCCACTGCGGGTCCGTCCACGCCGCCGATGCCGAATCGGCGATTCTCAATGCCCGCGATGCCTACACGCGCCTCGGCGGGACGGCGAGCCTGTGGGTGGTGCCGTCGAGCGCCATCCACGCATCCGATGACCCGTCGTCGATGTTTGATCCTGCCGACGACAAGCCCTACCGACATCCGACCTTCTACGAGATCCCGGACGAGGTCGGGCAGCTGTGACCGTGGCGACCGACACGGCCCTCGTCGGGTTCCTCGTGAGGCACGCTGACGACAACACCGTCATCGGGCAACGCCTCGCCGAGTATGTCTCGTCCGCCCCGGAGCTCGAGGAGGATCTCGCCGTTGCCAACAGCGCCCTTGACCACATCGGCGTCGCGATGCACCTCTACGAGTATGCAGCGGACCTCGAAGGTGGGGACGCGTCGGTCGACGGATTCGCGATGCTGCGCGACGAGCGTGACTACACGAACCTGCTCATCGTCGAACAGCCGAACACCGACTTTGCGCACATCGTCGCGAGGAGCTTTCTCTTCGGCGTCTACCAGAAGCTCCTGTGGGAGCAACTGGGGGGATCATCCGACAACCGACTCGCAGGGATTGCGGCGCGGGCGCTGAAGGAGGCGACCTACCATGTCACGCACGCGCGGAGCTGGGTGGTGCGCCTCGGGGACGGGACGGCGACCAGCCACGACCGGATGCAGGCCGGCATCGACGAGATGTGGCGGTTCACCGCCGAGATGTTCGAACCGGTCGACAGTGACGCCGCCCTTGTCGATGCCGGAATGATCGGGGACATCAGCGCACAACGAGGGCGTTTCGACGCTGCGGTCGAAGATGCGTTGGTGGAGGGAACCCTCGACATCCCGACCGACCCCTATCAGGTGTCCGGAGGGCGGCACGGAAGGCACACGGAGCATCTCGGTCACCTCCTGACCGAGATGCAGTGGCTTCACCGGTCGCATCCGGGGGCGTCGTGGTGACGGTGGTTCCCACCGTTTCAGAGGTCGCGCGCATCCTCGACGAGGTCGTCGATCCCGACATTCCAGTCCTCACGATTGCCGACATCGGCATTCTCAGGGAGGTTTCGGTCGGCGACGACGGTGCCGTTGTCGTGGGGATCACACCCACCTATTCGGGATGTCCTGCACTGGCGGTCATCGAGGAGGACATCGTTGGGGCACTCCACCGGTCTGGGATCGACGATGTGCGGGTCGAGGTCCGCCACTTCCCGGCGTGGACCACCGAATGGCTCACGGACGATGCCAAACGCAAACTCGCGGGATTCGGGATCGCCCCACCCGACTCGGTCCTCGCCGTGGTGCCCGAGGTGCTCTGCCCACAGTGCTCGTCGGGGGGGACCACGAAGGTTTCCGAGTTCGGTTCCACGGCCTGCAAGTCGTTGTGGGTCTGCACCTCGTGTGGGGAGCCCTTCGACTACTTCAAGGCGATCTGATGACGGTCACCGCGGTCGGCGCTGAATTCCATCCCGCTGTGGTGGCAGCCATCGAGCCGCTGACCAGCGACGCGGTGACCGTGTCGTTGGCCATCCCTGACGATCTGAGGACCCGATTCGACCATGTGCCGGGCCAGCACCTCATTCTTCGAGCGGTGATCGACGGTGAGGATGTTCGCAGGAGCTACTCGATCTGTTCGACGCCGGGTGCGGCAACGCCAAGCATCGGTGTCAAGCGCCTCCAAGGGGGCGTCTTTTCGACCTATGTGCACGAGCGCCTCAAGGTGGGGGACACGGTCGAGGTGACGCCGCCCACGGGCGACTTCGTGCTCGTCCCGAACCCTGCGAACCGCAACCACTATGTCGCGATCGCTGCCGGGAGCGGCATCACACCGGTCCTGTCGATGATTCGCTCCGTGCTCGCGCAGGAGCCCATGTCGATGTTCACGCTCGTGTACGGGAACCGCGACGGCGGTTCGGTGATGTTCCTCGATGAGCTCGATGCGCTCAAAGGCAGGCATCCTGATCGTTTCGCGCTCGTGCATGTCCTGAGCCGCGAAAGCCACGAAGTCGAGCTGTTCGAGGGCCGCATCGACGGTGCGAAGTTTGAGCGACTTCTCGCGACGATCATCGATGCACCTGCCGTTGCCGGCTGGTACCTGTGTGGCCCCCGCGGCATGATCGACACCGTAGCGGGGGTTCTCGGCCACCATGGCGTTGCAGGGAACCTGATCCACGACGAGCTGTTCTATGCGGGGGAGGTCACCGAATCGACTGTCGCCGACGATGACGCAGAGGGGTCGTCGGTGAGGTTCACCCTCCGTGGGCGTACCTCGACGGCGATCGTTGCAACCGACGGCGCCCCGATCCTCGACCATGTGCTTGCGATCAGGCCGGACGGTCCGTACTCGTGCCGATCGGGCGCGTGTGCGTCGTGCCGTGCGAAGGTCATACGCGGGGAGGTGCGCATGGACCGCAACTGGAGCCTCTCAGGAACCGAGGTCGAAGCGGGACACATTCTGACCTGCCAGGCACATCCCGTCACCGATGTCGTCGAGCTGACCTACGACCTGTGAGCAGGCTCACCCGCGACGACATCGTGGTGGCGTCAGGCAGGCGTTTCGCCACCCACGGATACCACGGAACCTCGATGCGCGACCTCGGCAACGATCTCGGCATCCTCGGCTCGTCGATCTATGCCCATGTTGGGGGAAAGCAGGAGCTGTTGGTTGCCGTGGTCGAGCGCGCGTCGGAGCTGTTCCGCACCTCTGCGGCGGTCGCTGTCGAGGCCGGTGGCGGTCCTGCCGAGACGCTGCAACTGCTCATCTCGGGCCACATCGATGTGCTCGTGGACCACGCCGACGAAGCGGCAACCTTTCTCAGCGAGGCCGACTTCCTCGAACAACCCGCGCGGCGACGGATCACGAGGGTACGAGATACCTACGAGGCGGTGTTCAGGGACACGATCGCCGCCGGGGTCGAATCGGGGGTATTCCGCGCCGATGCGGATCCGACGCTTTCGGGGATCTATGTGCTGTCGTTGCTCAATGCGGTCCAGCGGTGGTTCCGTGACAACGGAAGGCTCGGCAGAGCAGACCTCGCCGCGGACATGTACCGGTTCGTGCTGAAAGGGCTCAGGTAGCCTCTTCCGTGTCGACCGTGGCCACCGGAGCCGCGTGGAATGCACGCCGCGAATGAAACCCGCCCGGAATGCCTCCGGAATGCACCGGTCGAGCCGTCGGTTGCTGCAATCGGAGGTCGCGTGATGGAGCCGTTCGACATTGCCGCGCTGATGCTGCGGTCGGTACTCGGTGTGGTCATGCTGGCCCACGGGGTGAAACATGCGCGGGGTCGGGTCAAGACCAGCCGCTGGTTCGGATCCATCGGATTCAGGTCACCACAGATGCAGTGGTTGGCGTCGACGGTCACCGAGATCGGTGTCGGTGTGATGCTGATCGTCGGTTTTGGCACATCGTTGGCGGTTGCGGGCCTGATCGGCATCATGACCGTGGCGTTTGTCGCGGTGCACCGCGCAGCGGGCTTCTGGATCACGGCACGCCCCGACGAGGGCTACGAGTATGTGCTGACGCTGGCGGTGGTGGCCGCGGCCTTGGCGATGATCGGTCCGGGGGAGGTATCGCTCGACCACGCGTGGGGTGTGGATGTGTTGTTGGACGGTTGGTATGGGCTTGGCGCCGCAGCGGTCGGTGTCACCGTGGCGCTTGCGCAGCTCGCGGTGTTCTATCGACCTGGCGAGCGATGACGACCCCTACTTGCGAGAGGTGCCGTAGTTCATGTTCCGCAGACGGGCCTCGACGGTGTCGGGATCCTCGTACTTGGTGTCCTTGGACAGCAGCGACTTCATGCGGCCGTTGACATTGTCGTCGTAGGCGCGATCGGCTTTCCTGTCCTCGGAATCGCGTTTGAACAGCCTCATAGGGTTCTATCGGAGGAGATCGGGCTCACCTTGAGCGGTCCCGGAAGGGCGCGAATTCTTTCCTGGGACTCATGTGCTTGCTTGCGACGCATGCCTTTCTGGGTCTGATGTGGACGGGTCGACGCGGCGCAGCCGGGCAACACCTTCCGCCCACGGTGTGGCGCGCATTGCGAAGGCGAAGCGATCGACCTGGGTGCACAGCTCCACATCGTCGGCATGGGACCACGCAGCATCCCGGAGGCGGGCTGCCGAGGCGCCCGCTTTGACGGCTTGAGCCACGGCGGCGGGGTCGCCGGTGCCGCCCAACAGGTCCGCGAGCAAAGCGGCGGTCAGGTCGTCGTCGTCGGTCGGCGTCGTCCCGTTGCGACCACTCGCCACAATCGAGATCTCCGGCGCCGCATGGACCGCCTTCGCGGTGGCTGTCGCAACGACAAGGCTTGCAGCGAACACCGGCTCGGGAGTTGCCCCGATGGCGGCGAGGACGCAGCGGGTGCCGGCACTTGTGCGTTGGATCACGACGCGGTCCGCAAGGTCGGCCTCGAGCACCTCCGCAGGTGAGTTGCCGAGGTCGAAGTCGTCGGGACGCCGGCCCCGTTCCTCCCCACACAACACCGCCCCCGGGATGCCCCCGGCGAGGTTCCTCGCACGGTCGAGCGTGTCGGTGAGGTAGTGGCGTTCGACCCCGGATGCCTGGATGAACGCAGCGGTCGCAAAAGCCCGGAAGGTGTCGACGACGACCGCGGTGCCCGTTGCGGCCGAGGCACCTTCGATTCCTGCGAGGTGGTGGATCATCATGCCGGGAGTGTCGCACACTCACCGTCCGACGGGCCCCCGCCGACGGGGTAGGGTGCACCGGGCGGAAGGGAGAGCCATGGACAAGCAGCGGGCGACCGTCAACGGGAAGGCGATGGCCTATGTCGAGGCCGGACATGGGGAACCGATCGTGTTCCTCCACGGCAACCCGACATCGTCGCATCTGTGGCGCAACATCATCCCACACCTGTCCGACGGCTACCGGTGCATTGCCCCTGACCTGATCGGGATGGGGGACTCCGACAAGCTCGACGACGCGGGGCCGGGGTCGTATCGCTTGGTTGAGCACCGCGAGTACCTCGATGGCCTTCTCGAGGCCCTCGATCTCGGGGATCGGGTGACCCTTGTGGTCCATGATTGGGGGTCCGCACTCGGATTCGACTGGGCCAACCGCCACCGGGACCGAGTTGTCGGTATCGCCTACATGGAGGCTCTCGTGATGCCGGTGTCGTGGGACGACTGGCCGGATGCTGCGACTTCGATCTTCCAGGCGATGCGATCCGACGCAGGTGAGTCCATCGTGATCGACAAGAACATCTTCGTCGAACGGATCCTCCCCGCCTCCGTGCTCGACCCGATCGCGGAGACCGACCTTGCGGTGTACCGCGCACCGTATGTCGACGGGGGAGAGACACGAAGGCCAACCCTGACATGGCCCCGCGAGATTCCGATCGATGGCGAACCTGCCGATGTCGTCGACATCGTCGAGGAGTACGGTGCATGGCTCGCTGCGAGCGACCTCCCGAAGCTGTTCATCAACGCCGATCCGGGGATGATCCTCACAGGGCGACCGCGGGAGTTCTGCCGGACCTGGCCGAACCAATCCGAGGTCACCGTGCGGGGGCTCCACTTCATCCAAGAGGACTCACCGGTCGAGATCGCGGCGGCGATCCGCCGATGGCGGGACGACCTGTAACCGACTCACCCCGCTGGTGGGTTGTGGTTCCAAGAGCGGAGGTGTTGTTTCCTATCCTCGCATCGTGCTACGCAACGCCCTTCGGGCCGTCCTGTTGGATGTCGACTTCTACAACCGCGCCGAGATCGACACCCGCGTCACCTGGCAGGCCGGTCTCATCGTCATCGTCGCCTCGGGCTTCGCCGCGGTCGGGTCGGCCGTTGCCCTCGACGATGCCAGTGTCGTTGCGACCGTTGCTGGGGGGGTTCTCACCGGGATCACTGGTTGGATTCTGTGGAGCCTCGCATCGTGGCTGATCGGGACGCGAGTCTTCGGAGGCGAGGCAACCTTTGGTGCGATGCTGCGCGTCATCGGGTTCGCCTTCACCCCGCTTGCGATCGGCATCGTTCCTTGGCTCGGGTTCCCGGGAGCTGCGTGGATGCTCGTCGCCGCGGTCGTCGCCTTCCGGGAGGGTCTCGACATCTCGACTGCGAAAGCCATCGCCACGATGGCGATCGGGTGGGGCCTGTGGCTCGGGACGACGGTTCTGCTCAACATCGTGCTCGACTTCAACCTGGATCCATCATGGCCCTTTCCGAGCTAGCAGATAGCGTGTATTGGGTCAGGAAGAGACGCCGCGGTGCCTCGATGCCGTCGCAACCCGGCATCGGCACATCCGTCCGCGCGGGATCAAGCGCCAGCTTGTCGGCGATAGCAACTCCCACCTCCCGGTCATGAGCGAGTATGACGCAGCCGTCGTGGGGTCGGGTCCCAATGGGCTCGCCGCGGCGATCGAACTTGCGCGTTCGGGCCGCTCGGTGTTGCTCGTCGAAGCGGCAGACGAAGTTGGCGGCGGAACCAGAACGGCCGAAATCACTTTGCCGGGGTTCCATCACGATGTTTGTTCGGCAATTCATCCCGCGGCCGTGGCTTCCCCCTACTTCGACGAGATCGACCTCGATGTGGACTGGATCCAGCCCCCGATCCCGTTTGCCCACCCACTCGACGGAGGCAGAGCCGCAGGCCTCCGTCGTTCCGTCGCCGAGACCGCAGCTGGACTCGGTACCGACGGGAAACCGTACCGCAGGCTCATGACCCCATTCGTCGAGCGCATCGATGAGTCGGTGAGCGTGGCCTTTGGGCCGGTGACGATCCCACCGCCACACCTGCGTACCTTTACCCGGCTCGGGTTGATCGGCGGCCTTCCGGTGTCGGTTCTCTCAAGGAGATTCCGTACCGACAGTGGGAGGGCGCTGCTGGCCGGAGTGGCCGCGCATGCCATCGCTGATTTCCATGTCACAGCAACATCTGCGGTTGCACTGATGCTGGCGGCGATCGGGCACACGCACGGTTGGCCGCTCGCGAGGGGAGGATCCAGGGCAATTGCGCGGGCGCTCTCGGAGCGGTTCGTCGCTCTTGGCGGGGCAATCGAGCTCGGGCGAAGGGTCACCGATGTGGATGAGCTGTCAGCCGACCTGGTGTTGCTCGATGTGATGCCCCCTGCGGCACTCGCGATGGCGCGGCATCGTCTGTCGCCGTCGGTGATCCGACATCTGGCTCGTTGGCGGCCAGGACCGGGTGTATTCAAGGTCGATTGGGCCCTCGATGGCCCAATACCCTGGTCGGATCCGATCAGTGGCGGTGCGGGGACGGTGCACCTTGGTGGGAGCTACGACGAGGTACGGCTGGCAGAGCACACCGTGGCGCAAGGCAGGCACCCCGATCGACCTTTCGTGCTGCTTGCGCAACCGTCGCTGTTCGACGACCGTCGGGCCCCCGCAGGCAAACATACCGCCTGGGCATACTGCCATGTGCCGAACGGTTCCGGAGCTGACATGACCGGGGCCATCGAGCAACAGGTCGAACGGTTTGCTCCCGGCTTTCGAGACCTCGTATTGGCCCGAGCGACTCGCACCACGACGGAGTATCAGGCGTACAACCCGAACCTCGTCGGTGGCGACATCGGAGGTGGTGCGTACGGGTTGCGGAAGGTGCTCCAGATCGGGAGAACCGGTCCGTACGATCTCGGTGGTGGCATCTTTCTCTGCTCGTCTGCCACGCCGCCGGGAGCTGGTGTCCACGGCATGTGTGGCTACCACGCCGCCCGCGCCGCTCTGGGGTGAATGTGCCGCCGAGCATACCGATCAGCCGGGAGGCTGATCCTGGCTTGTGCCCCGGCGGACGACCTGCCATGGCTGGCGCCAGCTCCGGTTTGATCGCCAGAACAGCCATGTGCCCATCCCGATGGGAATGGGTGGGAGGAAGCTGAGCGCACGGAACAGCAGCACTCCGGCAGCGAGGCGGTCGGCGTCGACGGGAACACCGGTGGTGGCCTGCCACCCGAGAGTGAGGATGCCGATCCATCCGAGATCGACAAGGCCGAGACCACCGGGACTGACGGGGATCATGACCAGGAAGCGGCCGAGCGTGAATGCGAGAACGACCCACGCCACGGTGATGTCATCGGTTGACACGCCGACGGCGTAGATGGAGGCAGTGAACAGCGCCGCCATCGCGGCGTGGTTCGCGACGGTTGCTGCGGACAGGCGCAGGATCCGGTGATCGACGATGCGCTTGAGATCGGTGCGGAAACGCATCACCATGTCGTGAATCCCCGGATTGTCACGGCGAACGACGCCGAAAACCCAGCCACCAACTCGATCGGTGAAACCGGCCATGCCTTCAGCCGCGCGGTCCGACGCGAGCAGTCGTGCAACACCGAAGACCATGGCAGCGACGACGACTGCCCCCGCGATCGATACCGCCCACATCCACGGAACCGCGTTGCCGGTAAGCGCAACGACGAATACCGCGATGACCGGGAGCGCGATCCGCGCCAGCCAATCCCACACCCCGGCTCCGAGCATGCCCGCCGAGATGATGCCAGGCGTGAATCCCCACGACATGTACATGGCGTAGTTGAGCGGAAGCGCGATGGCACCTCCCGACGGGACAGCGTTCGTGACTGCGGTCCCGGTGAGGTGGTTGACCAAGGCCTCGGGGAACCGAAGGGAGCGCATCGTCTGCATCAGGACGACGGGGTACGCGGCGAGGAAGGCCAACGCAAGGGCACCGAGCACAACCCATTCGATCCCTGAGACATCCGACAGGTAGCCGACAACGGCGTCATAGTCGGCGAGTTTCGGGAGCACGAAACCGAAGACAACGACGAGGACTGCCACCGTGATCGCGACCGAAAGGACTCTTCGCCACAAGGGTTGGTGGGCACGCACGGGCACCGATTGGCCATACTCTGCGGCGTCGTCTCCGCCCGTGAGGAGGTGTTGATCGGTCATCGGCGGCAGTCCTGCCCAGGCGGGTCGCGCTCGACGAGCGACTCGGAGACCTCCCACAGCCAGCGAGCCTGGTCAGGGTCGGTGGCGTGGCGGGTCGACCTCGAGGGCGCCCTATCGGCGAAGTAGCCGCCTGCGTTGTCGGTCACCTTCGGATCCGTTGCAAGCCACACCGCGGTCGAGGCGCCCTGTTCCGGTGACACGAGCCGTCTCCGGCCGAACATGATCGCCATCGTGATGAGCAGGCTCTCCCCACGGCCGAGGTCGGTCTGCACCAGTCCGGGGTGCACGGAGTACGCCGTCACCCCTCGCCCTGAGAGGCGTCGGTTCAGCTCCTTTGCGTGGAGGATGTTGGCGAGTTTGGAGTGGCCGTACGCCTTCATCTGCCGGTAGCGACCCTCTTCGAACATCAGGTCGTCGAAGCGGATGCCGTCGGTTGCGTTGGTGTGGGCGATGGAGGCGACATTGATCACCCGTGCGGGGGCCGACGCGACCAGCAGGTCGGTCAGGAGGGAGGTCAACAGGAACGGCCCGAGGTGGTTGGTGCCGAAGGTCGTCTCGAAGCCGTCGACGGTCTCGGATCGGGATCCGAAGACCCCTCCGGCATTGTTGACCAGGACCGCGAGGTCGCCGTGGTTGGTGGTGAACTCGTCGGAGAAAGCCTTCACGGACGCCAGGTCGGCGAGGTCGAGCCGCATGACCGACACGCCCGATCCGGTCGAGTGGCCGATCTCGGCAGCGGCATCGGCGCCCTTCGCTTCGTCTCGTGCCGTGATCACCACACGGGAACCGTGGCGGGCGAGGGCCTCGGCGGTTGCCTTCCCCAATCCGCTGTTGCCGCCCGTCACCAGCACCGTGCGGTCGCGGATGTCCCATGTCATGGTCTGCGATGGTACCGACCGGCCGCGCCGGAATCGGAGCCGTTGTGGTGGGCTTCCTCTCAGAGGCGTCTCATGTGTTGTTCACGGCACTCTCATCGTGCCGCCGTAGTCTGTTGCCAATGGATTCCAAGGAAGCATCGATCCTCGTCGTTGAGGACGACCCGTCGGTCAGGGACGCCCTTGAGCGTGCCCTCGGCTTCGAGGGATATACGGTGCACACCGCTCCCGACGGCGGTGTCGCCCTTTCGATGGTCCGCAACGGCGGTCACGACCTTGTCGTTCTCGATGTCATGATGCCCCATGTGGACGGGATCGAGACCTGCCGCAGGATCCGTGCCAGCGGCGACGATGTCCCGATCCTGATGTTGACCGCTCGCACCGCGGTCGGCGACCGCGTCGACGGGTTGGATGCCGGTGCGGACGACTATGTGACGAAACCGTTCTCGCTCGACGAGCTCCTCGCACGGATCCGCGCCTTGCTGCGTCGGTCGGCCGGTGATGTCTCGAAGGTCCTCCGATTCGATGATCTCGTCATCGATGTCGGTGCTCGTTCGGTCAGTCGGTCGGGGGATGCCGTGAGGCTCACCAAGACGGAATTCGACCTTCTTGAGCTGCTCGCGAGGTCACCGGGCATCGTCCTCGACCGCGACACGATCTACGAAGAGATCTGGGGTATCGACTTCATCACCTCGTCGAACTCCCTCGATGTGTACATCGGGTATCTCCGCCGCAAGACCGAACAAGGCGGTCGGTCCCGCCTGATCCACACGGTGCGGGGCGTCGGGTATGTGCTGCGCGCCGACCCATGAGCATCACCCGCCGGATCGCGCTCGTGTCGGCGTCGGCCGTTGCGGTCACCGTCGTCATCATCTCGGTCGTCGTGTACCTCGGCGCCCGCTCAAGGGTGCTTGGACCGATCGATGACAGCCTTGCCGTGCGGGTCGAGCGATACGATCAGGCACCCTCCTTGCCGACCCAAGGCGTCGTGAGGCTGAACCCCGACGGCACGCTGCGACGAATCGATACGGCGATTCCGCGAACCTGGCTCGAGCTGTTCCGACCGCGCTCGTCGGCCGAGTTCGACGACGCATATGTGCAGCTCATCGGCCGAACCGGTGTGGTGAATGTCGGCGAGGGTGACCTCGTTTTGCCGCATCCGCAAGCGGCGGCGGTCGGGTCCGGCGAGGTCACCTTCCGGTCGGTGTGGGTCGACGGTGTCCACCTGCGCATCGCGGCCGTGCACAGCGACGCCACCAACACGATCATCCAGGTCGGTCGGCCCCTCACGGAAGCCGACGAGACCCTCGAACGATTCGCCTTCATGCTGGTGCTCACCGGAGCTTTTGGTGTCGTCCTCGCAGCGGGCCTCGGCCTCGTGGTTGCCCGCACGGCTGTGAGACCGTTGACCGATCTCGAGGCCTCCATCGCAGGGGTCGCAGGCGACCGAACCCTCGGGACACGGTTGGAGGTGAAGGGGTCCGACGAGGTTGCCCACCTCGCGCAGGCATTCAACGACCTCCTCGACGAGCTCGAAACGGCACGGCACCAGCAGGCGCGTCTCGTACGCGACGCGGGTCACGAGCTGCGGACGCCGCTCACGGCACTGCGGACCAATCTGGAGGTGTTGCAACGCCACCGGGTCGGAGAGGCCGACCGGGAGCGAATGCTCGACGCCGCGCACGCAGAAGTAGAGGAACTGTCAGCGCTCGTCACGGAGATCGTCGACCTCGCAACGGACCGCTACCAGACCGAGCCGCTGTCGGTCGTCGCGATCGCCGATGTCGTCGATGAGGTGACCGGGCGCTTCGTGCGCCGGAGCGGGCGACGGATCGTCGTCGACACCGACGACTCCGCGGTGCGCGGTCGTCGGGCTGCACTCGAGCGTGCCGTTGGCAACATCGTCGCAAACGCGGACAAGTGGTCGCCTCCCGACGGGACCATCACCATCGATGTCGCGGCCGGAACGGTGACGGTGCGTGACGAAGGGCAGGGATTCAACGCCGAGGACCTCGACCATGTCTTCGAACGGTTCTACCGCTCGACGGCTGCGCGGGCAACCCACGGATCGGGTCTCGGACTGTCGATCGTTGAACAGATCGTCACCGACCACGGCGGCACGGTCTTTGCACGGAACCGGTCCGACGGGCAAGGCGCCGAAGTCGGGTTCACCGTCCCGGTCGTTGATCGGTGACGGTGTCGGACCGACGCTTCTCACCCGGTTCTCAGCCTCCCCACACAACCCCCTGAGGCCGGCTCGGGAGACTGTGGGGGCGTCGATCGAAAGGAGAGACCATGAAACGGATCATCGCAAGCGTCGTTGCGGCTGGCGTTCTCGTCACGGGAGCCGTCGTTGCCGCTTCCGTCATCAGTTCCCCTGCGTCTGCGCAGGACGACGGCACAACGACCGAACAGGCTGACCGTCCCGACTTCGTGCCGCCACTCGAGCAAGCCCTGAGCGACCTCGTCGATGACGGGACGATCACCCAAGCCCAGGCCGACACGATCCTCGAGACCGTCAAGGCCAAGCGCGAGGAGCTGCGCGAGAAACGGCCCGGTTGGGTCGACCACCGACGCCGTCACATGCGCAGGCACCTCCACAGACAGATTGCGGACCTGCTCGAAGATGGCGTGATCTCCGCCGATGAGATCGCTGACCTGCCCGAGCGGCACCCGTTCAGGAACGAGGACGGCCCGTTCGCTGAACTCCTCGAGGACGGTCAGATCACCCAGGCGGAATGGGATGCGTTCATCGCACAGAGGAAAGCCGAGCACGAGGATCGAAAAGCGTCAGCCGAACAGTCGGTCTTGTCCGCCTGATCGGTGGCCGCTGAGCAGATCGCAAGGGAAAGGGGCACGACCCGACCATGGGTCGTGCCCCCTGAATCCCGTACGCTGTCGGGATGCACCGGGCCTCGCATCTCGTCGCAGCGGTCGCCCTCGTGACAGCCGTGTCGGGCTGTTCACAAGGGTTGTCGGCCCCGTGGGGCGGTAGCGGGCCGTCGGCCCCCGGGGGGGATGGCACCGTTCGCATCACGGGAGCGGGGGCGTTCAGCCAACCGGCGGCGAACCTCACGCAAGCCGAGGTCGCCCGGTTCCGCATCGGGGACCGGTTCTTCACCGAGCCATGGTCGGTTCCTGGGGAGGGCCGATCCGCACAGGACGGCCTCGGACCAACCTTCCTCGCCTCGTCGTGTGCGTCGTGCCATCCCGCCGACGGGCGGTCGGCACCCCCCGGTGCCGGTGACGCT
This window contains:
- a CDS encoding NAD(P)/FAD-dependent oxidoreductase, coding for MSEYDAAVVGSGPNGLAAAIELARSGRSVLLVEAADEVGGGTRTAEITLPGFHHDVCSAIHPAAVASPYFDEIDLDVDWIQPPIPFAHPLDGGRAAGLRRSVAETAAGLGTDGKPYRRLMTPFVERIDESVSVAFGPVTIPPPHLRTFTRLGLIGGLPVSVLSRRFRTDSGRALLAGVAAHAIADFHVTATSAVALMLAAIGHTHGWPLARGGSRAIARALSERFVALGGAIELGRRVTDVDELSADLVLLDVMPPAALAMARHRLSPSVIRHLARWRPGPGVFKVDWALDGPIPWSDPISGGAGTVHLGGSYDEVRLAEHTVAQGRHPDRPFVLLAQPSLFDDRRAPAGKHTAWAYCHVPNGSGADMTGAIEQQVERFAPGFRDLVLARATRTTTEYQAYNPNLVGGDIGGGAYGLRKVLQIGRTGPYDLGGGIFLCSSATPPGAGVHGMCGYHAARAALG
- a CDS encoding YbhN family protein, coding for MTDQHLLTGGDDAAEYGQSVPVRAHQPLWRRVLSVAITVAVLVVVFGFVLPKLADYDAVVGYLSDVSGIEWVVLGALALAFLAAYPVVLMQTMRSLRFPEALVNHLTGTAVTNAVPSGGAIALPLNYAMYMSWGFTPGIISAGMLGAGVWDWLARIALPVIAVFVVALTGNAVPWMWAVSIAGAVVVAAMVFGVARLLASDRAAEGMAGFTDRVGGWVFGVVRRDNPGIHDMVMRFRTDLKRIVDHRILRLSAATVANHAAMAALFTASIYAVGVSTDDITVAWVVLAFTLGRFLVMIPVSPGGLGLVDLGWIGILTLGWQATTGVPVDADRLAAGVLLFRALSFLPPIPIGMGTWLFWRSNRSWRQPWQVVRRGTSQDQPPG
- a CDS encoding SDR family oxidoreductase, with amino-acid sequence MTWDIRDRTVLVTGGNSGLGKATAEALARHGSRVVITARDEAKGADAAAEIGHSTGSGVSVMRLDLADLASVKAFSDEFTTNHGDLAVLVNNAGGVFGSRSETVDGFETTFGTNHLGPFLLTSLLTDLLVASAPARVINVASIAHTNATDGIRFDDLMFEEGRYRQMKAYGHSKLANILHAKELNRRLSGRGVTAYSVHPGLVQTDLGRGESLLITMAIMFGRRRLVSPEQGASTAVWLATDPKVTDNAGGYFADRAPSRSTRHATDPDQARWLWEVSESLVERDPPGQDCRR
- a CDS encoding response regulator transcription factor; protein product: MDSKEASILVVEDDPSVRDALERALGFEGYTVHTAPDGGVALSMVRNGGHDLVVLDVMMPHVDGIETCRRIRASGDDVPILMLTARTAVGDRVDGLDAGADDYVTKPFSLDELLARIRALLRRSAGDVSKVLRFDDLVIDVGARSVSRSGDAVRLTKTEFDLLELLARSPGIVLDRDTIYEEIWGIDFITSSNSLDVYIGYLRRKTEQGGRSRLIHTVRGVGYVLRADP
- a CDS encoding HAMP domain-containing sensor histidine kinase, with amino-acid sequence MSITRRIALVSASAVAVTVVIISVVVYLGARSRVLGPIDDSLAVRVERYDQAPSLPTQGVVRLNPDGTLRRIDTAIPRTWLELFRPRSSAEFDDAYVQLIGRTGVVNVGEGDLVLPHPQAAAVGSGEVTFRSVWVDGVHLRIAAVHSDATNTIIQVGRPLTEADETLERFAFMLVLTGAFGVVLAAGLGLVVARTAVRPLTDLEASIAGVAGDRTLGTRLEVKGSDEVAHLAQAFNDLLDELETARHQQARLVRDAGHELRTPLTALRTNLEVLQRHRVGEADRERMLDAAHAEVEELSALVTEIVDLATDRYQTEPLSVVAIADVVDEVTGRFVRRSGRRIVVDTDDSAVRGRRAALERAVGNIVANADKWSPPDGTITIDVAAGTVTVRDEGQGFNAEDLDHVFERFYRSTAARATHGSGLGLSIVEQIVTDHGGTVFARNRSDGQGAEVGFTVPVVDR